One Cicer arietinum cultivar CDC Frontier isolate Library 1 chromosome 8, Cicar.CDCFrontier_v2.0, whole genome shotgun sequence DNA segment encodes these proteins:
- the LOC101508749 gene encoding homeobox-leucine zipper protein HDG11, which produces MEYHSGGSGSPGDHHHHHDGSSDSQRRKKRYHRHTANQIQRLEAMFKECPHPDEKQRLQLSRELALAPRQIKFWFQNRRTQMKAQHERADNCALRAENDKIRCENIAIREALKNVICPSCGGPPINDDCYFDEQKLRIENAQLKEELDRVSSIAAKYIGRPISQLPPVQPIHISSLDLSMSSYGGQGLGGPSLDLDLLPGSSSSAMQNVPYQPACLSDMEKSLMSDIATNAMDELVRLLQTNDPLWIKSNTDGKDVLNLEAYERIFPKTNNRLKNPNLRIEASRDSGVVIMNSLTLVEMFMDPNKWMELFPTIVTMARTIEVISSGIMGHSGSLQLMYEELQVLSPLVPIREFYFLRYCHQIEQGLWAIVDVSYEFPHDNQFTPQFRCHRLPSGCFIQDMPNGYSKVTWIEHVEIEDKNPIHRLYRNVIYSGVAFGAERWLTTLQRMCERLACLMVSGNSTRDLGGVIPSPEGXXXXXXXXXXMVTNFCASISASASHRWTTLSALNEIGVRVTVRKSTDPGQPNGVVLSAATTIWLPLPPQTVFNFFKDERKRSQWDVLSNGNAVQEVAHIANGSHPGNCISVLRAFNTSQNNMLILQESCVDSSGSLVVYCPVDLPAINIAMSGEDPSYIPLLPSGFTITSDGNQNDNNNNNNNNNVGDGASTSSNTNLGGGSLITVAFQIMVSSLPSAKLNMESVATVNGLIGETVQHIKAALNCPSSG; this is translated from the exons ATGGAATATCACAGTGGAGGTAGTGGTTCACCTGgtgatcatcatcatcatcatgatgGTTCTTCAGATTCTCAGAGAAGAAAGAAACGTTACCACCGTCACACTGCTAATCAGATTCAAAGGCTTGAAGC AATGTTCAAAGAGTGTCCTCATCCAGATGAGAAACAAAGGTTGCAATTAAGCAGAGAATTAGCTTTGGCTCCTAGACAGATCAAATTTTGGTTTCAGAACAGAAGGACTCAGATgaag GCACAACATGAAAGGGCTGATAATTGTGCACTAAGGGCAGAGAATGATAAAATAAGATGTGAGAATATAGCTATAAGGGAAGCCCTTAAGAATGTGATTTGCCCTTCTTGTGGTGGTCCTCCAATCAATGATGATTGTTACTTTGATGAACAAAAGTTGAGAATTGAAAATGCTCAACTCAAAGAAGAG CTTGATAGAGTATCAAGCATTGCTGCTAAATACATTGGAAGACCAATCTCACAACTTCCACCAGTTCAACCAATTCACATATCATCATTAGACTTATCAATGTCAAGTTATGGTGGCCAAGGACTTGGTGGACCATCACTTGATCTTGATCTTCTACCAGGAAGTTCATCTTCAGCAATGCAAAATGTTCCTTACCAACCAGCTTGTCTTTCTGACATGGAAAAGTCACTCATGTCTGACATTGCAACAAATGCAATGGATGAATTAGTTAGACTTTTGCAAACTAATGATCCTTTGTGGATTAAATCTAACACTGATGGAAAAGATGTTCTTAACCTTGAAGCTTATGAAAGAATATTTCCTAAGACTAATAATCGGTTGAAGAATCCGAATCTTCGCATCGAAGCTTCCAGAGATTCCGGTGTTGTCATCATGAATAGCTTGACTTTGGTTGAAATGTTCATGGATCCC AACAAATGGATGGAACTATTTCCTACCATTGTGACAATGGCAAGAACTATTGAAGTTATATCATCCGGAATTATGGGTCATAGTGGTTCATTACAATTG aTGTATGAAGAGTTGCAAGTACTTTCTCCACTTGTTCCTATTAGAGAATTTTACTTTCTGAGGTACTGTCATCAAATTGAGCAAGGCTTATGGGCCATAGTTGATGTTTCATATGAATTTCCTCATGACAACCAATTTACTCCTCAATTTCGATGCCACCGTCTTCCTTCCGGTTGCTTCATTCAAGACATGCCTAATGGCTATTCCAAG gtTACTTGGATTGAACATGTGGAGATTGAAGATAAAAATCCAATTCATAGACTTTATAGAAATGTTATTTATAGTGGTGTGGCTTTTGGAGCTGAAAGATGGCTCACTACTCTTCAGAGGATGTGTGAAAGGCTTGCTTGTCTTATGGTGTCCGGAAATTCTACCCGCGATCTTGGAGGAG TGATTCCATCACCTGAGGG NNNNNNNNNNNNNNNNNNNNNNNNNNNNNACATGGTAACAAATTTCTGTGCAAGCATAAGTGCATCAGCTAGTCATAGATGGACCACACTTTCAGCTTTGAATGAGATTGGAGTCAGAGTGACTGTGAGGAAGAGTACAGACCCTGGTCAGCCTAATGGTGTTGTCCTAAGTGCAGCAACTACCATTTGGCTTCCTCTCCCTCCACAAActgttttcaatttctttaaagaTGAAAGGAAAAGATCTCAG tGGGATGTTCTTTCTAATGGTAATGCTGTTCAAGAGGTTGCTCATATAGCTAATGGTTCACACCCTGGTAACTGCATCTCTGTGCTTAGG GCATTCAACACAAGTCAAAACAACATGTTAATTCTTCAAGAAAGCTGTGTGGATTCATCTGGCTCCCTTGTAGTCTATTGTCCAGTTGATTTACCAGCTATCAACATAGCAATGAGTGGTGAAGACCCTTCTTACATTCCATTACTTCCCTCAGGTTTCACAATCACTTCAGATGGAAACCAaaacgacaacaacaacaataacaacaacaacaacgttGGTGATGGAGCATCAACAAGCTCAAACACAAACCTAGGAGGAGGATCCTTAATAACAGTTGCATTCCAAATTATGGTTAGTAGTTTACCATCTGCAAAACTCAACATGGAGTCTGTTGCAACTGTTAATGGACTTATTGGTGAAACTGTCCAACACATAAAAGCTGCTTTGAATTGTCCTAGTTCcggatga